One Thermicanus aegyptius DSM 12793 DNA segment encodes these proteins:
- a CDS encoding TetR/AcrR family transcriptional regulator — MKEIHTDVKDKELIETRRAQMVEAAVELFARKGFHKATTREIAAESGFSIGTLYEYIESKEDVLYLVCSSIHEEMKNGLTLSIQKGKTGGEKLKEAIIGYIRVVDRLDDKVLLIYQETKSLPKDAMRIVLRTEEEIAGIFARLLHEGVKDGSLSLAEEDIPLIAENIAVLGEMWAFRRWALRNRFTLEEFIEKQLRFLGGIGGWSKEEGREELGNHKRGEEDRNGREVSPKT; from the coding sequence ATGAAAGAGATCCACACCGACGTGAAAGATAAGGAACTGATTGAGACCAGGCGGGCACAGATGGTGGAAGCCGCGGTGGAACTTTTTGCTCGTAAAGGTTTCCATAAGGCGACGACCCGGGAGATCGCCGCCGAATCAGGCTTTAGCATCGGTACCCTCTATGAATATATTGAGTCAAAGGAAGATGTTCTTTATCTCGTCTGCTCATCGATCCATGAAGAGATGAAGAACGGATTAACCCTCTCCATTCAAAAGGGAAAGACGGGAGGAGAAAAATTAAAAGAGGCGATCATCGGATATATCCGGGTCGTTGACCGCCTTGATGATAAGGTACTGCTCATCTACCAGGAGACGAAATCCCTCCCAAAAGATGCGATGCGCATTGTTTTGCGCACGGAAGAAGAAATCGCCGGCATTTTTGCCCGGTTGCTCCATGAAGGAGTAAAAGATGGAAGCCTATCCCTCGCCGAAGAGGATATTCCCCTGATCGCCGAAAACATTGCCGTCCTTGGAGAGATGTGGGCGTTTCGACGTTGGGCGCTGAGAAATCGATTTACCCTGGAGGAATTCATTGAAAAACAGCTTCGTTTTCTCGGGGGGATCGGGGGTTGGAGCAAGGAGGAAGGGAGAGAGGAACTCGGAAACCATAAAAGAGGAGAGGAGGATCGGAATGGAAGAGAAGTATCTCCCAAAACATAA
- a CDS encoding CTP synthase codes for MTKFIFVTGGVVSSLGKGITAASLGRLLRNRGLTVSIQKFDPYINVDPGTMSPYQHGEVFVTGDGAETDLDLGHYERFIDINVTALSNVTTGKIYSSVLNKERHGDYLGATVQVIPHITNEIKEQLYRAARDGHPDIVITEIGGTVGDIESLPFLEAIRQMKNEVGRGNVMYIHVTLVPYIRAAGEVKTKPTQHSVKELRSIGIQPTMIVCRTERPLAKEVKEKIALFCDIDPAAVIEAVDAGSIYEVPLMMKREGLDEYVVNYFKLDVPPADMREWEEMVLRIKNLKKKTKIALVGKYVQLKDAYMSVAEALYHAGIANDVEVEIDWISAEKVNEKNVEELLGGADGILVPGGFGDRGIEGKITAIQYAREKSIPFFGICLGMQMAVVEFARHVLRWEGAHSSEINPNTPYPVIDLLPEQKEVEHLGGTMRLGSYPCVIDAGSLAHQAYGKDEISERHRHRYEFNNLFREEMEKAGLRISGTSPDGRLVEIIELKDHPWFLATQFHPEFTSRPNRPQPLFRDFIAAALKLKSNREQENYSAV; via the coding sequence ATGACAAAATTTATTTTCGTGACAGGCGGGGTTGTTTCTTCACTGGGAAAAGGGATTACGGCAGCCTCCCTTGGAAGGCTTCTTCGAAACAGGGGGCTTACCGTTTCCATACAAAAATTTGATCCGTACATCAATGTAGATCCCGGTACGATGAGCCCTTACCAACACGGAGAGGTATTTGTCACAGGGGACGGGGCGGAGACCGATCTCGATTTAGGCCATTATGAGCGGTTTATCGACATTAACGTAACCGCCTTAAGCAATGTAACGACAGGCAAGATTTACTCCAGTGTTCTGAATAAAGAGCGGCATGGAGATTATTTAGGGGCAACGGTACAAGTGATTCCCCACATTACCAATGAAATTAAGGAGCAGCTCTACAGGGCGGCGAGAGACGGGCATCCCGATATCGTCATCACGGAGATCGGGGGGACCGTGGGGGACATCGAGTCCCTCCCGTTCCTAGAGGCGATTCGACAGATGAAAAATGAGGTAGGCAGGGGAAATGTGATGTATATTCATGTGACCCTCGTTCCCTATATCCGGGCAGCCGGGGAAGTAAAGACGAAGCCTACCCAACATAGCGTAAAAGAGCTGAGAAGCATCGGGATTCAGCCCACCATGATCGTCTGCCGGACGGAACGCCCGCTGGCCAAAGAGGTAAAAGAGAAGATCGCCCTCTTCTGCGACATAGATCCTGCTGCGGTGATTGAGGCGGTAGACGCCGGATCCATCTATGAGGTTCCTTTAATGATGAAGCGGGAGGGACTGGATGAATATGTGGTCAACTATTTTAAGCTGGATGTACCCCCTGCCGATATGAGAGAATGGGAAGAGATGGTATTACGGATTAAGAATCTGAAAAAGAAGACGAAAATCGCCCTCGTCGGGAAATATGTCCAGTTAAAAGATGCCTACATGAGCGTGGCGGAAGCCCTTTACCATGCAGGCATCGCAAACGACGTAGAAGTAGAGATCGATTGGATCTCCGCCGAAAAAGTAAATGAAAAGAATGTGGAGGAACTCCTTGGGGGAGCCGATGGGATCCTGGTGCCTGGGGGATTTGGAGATAGGGGAATCGAAGGGAAGATCACCGCGATTCAATATGCGCGGGAAAAATCGATCCCTTTCTTTGGGATATGCTTGGGGATGCAGATGGCGGTTGTAGAATTTGCCCGCCACGTCCTTCGTTGGGAGGGGGCCCACAGCTCGGAGATCAATCCGAATACCCCGTATCCGGTCATCGACCTCCTTCCCGAACAGAAAGAAGTAGAGCATCTAGGAGGAACGATGCGACTTGGTTCTTACCCCTGCGTCATAGACGCCGGAAGCCTTGCCCATCAAGCATATGGAAAGGATGAGATTTCGGAACGGCACCGGCACCGGTATGAATTTAATAATCTCTTCCGGGAGGAGATGGAGAAGGCAGGACTCCGGATCTCCGGCACATCTCCCGACGGGAGGCTGGTGGAAATCATCGAATTAAAGGATCATCCATGGTTCCTTGCTACCCAGTTCCATCCCGAGTTTACCTCTCGCCCTAACCGGCCTCAACCTCTCTTCCGGGATTTCATCGCCGCAGCTTTAAAGTTAAAATCTAATAGGGAACAGGAGAATTATTCCGCCGTTTGA
- the icmF gene encoding fused isobutyryl-CoA mutase/GTPase IcmF translates to MEEKYLPKHKIRFVTAASLFDGHDASINIMRRILQSSGAEVIHLGHNRSVEEVVEAAIQEDVQGIAVSSYQGGHMEYFKYMVDLLRKRGAGEINVFGGGGGVIIPAEIKELEEYGVAKIFSPEDGRILGLQGMINHMLRLCDFSPLRRWEESPERLRRGDTLELAKWITLAEMAVEEEGARERLRLLPDEERKIPVIGITGTGGAGKSSLTDELIARFLAYDEKVKIAVLSVDPSKQKTGGALLGDRIRMNSIDHPRVFFRSLATRGAKSELSLAIQDAVKVVKTAPFTLIFVETSGIGQGDTEIARISDLSLYVMTSEYGAPSQLEKIDMLDYADLVVINKFDHKGAEDAMRDVRKEIRRNRNLLSAPLEELPVYGTVASRFNDPGVNRLFQALIGKMNEKLNENWALPSERNEVREENAGVIPPERRGYLREIAETVRNYKKKTKEQAKIASRLYQVQGVISLLENGRGEGPERLKFESVDREEGETPEPLSLLYSKRRELKNLLLPGVKQDLRNWEERLSGYKEKWSLSLSGTRIPKIALPCYTDWGDRVRWIREENFPGHFPFTAGVFPFKREEEEPTRMFAGEGTPERTNRRFHYLSQNSKAKRLSTAFDSVTLYGEDPDRRPDIYGKIGTSGVSVATLDDMKKLYAGFDLADPLTSVSMTINGPAPILLAMYFNTAIDQQVEKFEKEAGRRATPAEYEEIKKATLQRVRGTVQADILKEDQGQNTCIFSTEFALKMMGDIQEYFIQHQVKNYYSVSISGYHIAEAGANPITQLAFTLANGFTYVEYYLKRGMKIDDFAPNLSFFFSNGLDPEYAVIGRVARRIWAIAMKEKYGANERSQKLKYHIQTSGRSLHAQEMDFNDIRTTIQALLAIYDNCNSLHTNAYDEAVTTPTEESVRRALAIQLILQREFGMTKNENPLQGAFIIEELTDLVEEAVLREFERLDERGGVLGAMERMYQRGKIQEESLLYEMKKHSGELPIVGVNTFLNPHSALEKVDALELARATEEEKEEQIQNLQAFKERHRKESEKALSRLKEVALKGGNIFAELMETVKVASLGQITKALYEVGGKYRRNM, encoded by the coding sequence ATGGAAGAGAAGTATCTCCCAAAACATAAGATTCGTTTTGTAACGGCCGCCAGCCTGTTCGACGGCCACGATGCTTCGATCAACATCATGCGGCGTATCTTGCAGAGCAGCGGAGCGGAGGTGATTCATTTGGGGCATAACCGCTCTGTGGAGGAGGTAGTGGAAGCGGCGATTCAAGAAGATGTACAAGGGATTGCCGTTAGCTCCTATCAAGGGGGGCATATGGAGTACTTTAAGTATATGGTCGACCTGCTAAGGAAACGGGGAGCCGGGGAAATTAACGTATTTGGAGGCGGCGGCGGGGTGATCATCCCGGCGGAAATAAAAGAACTGGAGGAGTACGGGGTGGCAAAGATCTTCTCACCGGAAGATGGCCGTATCCTGGGCCTTCAGGGGATGATCAACCATATGCTTAGGCTCTGTGATTTTTCTCCTCTCAGAAGATGGGAAGAAAGCCCGGAGCGGCTGCGTCGGGGGGACACGTTGGAGCTGGCCAAATGGATTACCCTGGCAGAGATGGCGGTGGAGGAAGAAGGCGCGAGGGAGAGGCTTCGCCTCCTTCCCGATGAGGAGAGGAAGATACCGGTGATCGGCATCACCGGAACCGGCGGGGCAGGAAAAAGTTCCCTTACCGATGAACTGATCGCTCGCTTTTTAGCGTATGATGAAAAGGTGAAAATTGCCGTTCTCTCCGTCGACCCATCCAAGCAGAAAACAGGGGGAGCGCTTTTAGGCGATCGGATTCGCATGAACTCCATCGATCATCCCAGGGTATTCTTCCGCTCCCTGGCCACCAGGGGGGCGAAATCGGAGCTTTCCCTCGCGATCCAGGATGCGGTAAAGGTGGTCAAAACGGCTCCTTTTACCCTGATCTTCGTGGAGACAAGCGGCATCGGCCAGGGGGATACGGAGATTGCACGCATCAGCGACCTGAGCCTTTATGTGATGACCAGTGAATATGGAGCTCCCTCCCAATTGGAAAAAATCGATATGTTGGATTATGCGGACCTGGTGGTCATCAATAAATTTGATCACAAGGGGGCGGAGGATGCTATGCGGGATGTGCGGAAAGAGATCCGCCGAAATCGGAATCTCTTATCCGCTCCTCTAGAGGAACTGCCCGTCTATGGAACCGTGGCCAGCCGCTTTAACGATCCCGGCGTCAATCGCCTTTTTCAAGCGCTGATTGGGAAGATGAATGAGAAGCTTAATGAAAATTGGGCTCTCCCTTCCGAAAGAAATGAGGTAAGGGAGGAGAATGCAGGGGTGATTCCTCCTGAGCGGAGGGGGTATCTCAGGGAGATCGCAGAGACCGTTCGAAACTACAAGAAGAAGACGAAAGAACAGGCGAAGATCGCTTCCCGGTTGTATCAAGTGCAAGGGGTCATTTCGCTGCTGGAGAACGGTAGAGGAGAAGGGCCGGAACGCTTAAAATTTGAAAGCGTGGACAGGGAAGAAGGGGAAACCCCGGAGCCCCTCTCCCTCCTCTACAGCAAACGGAGGGAATTAAAGAATCTCCTTCTCCCCGGGGTTAAGCAGGATTTAAGGAATTGGGAGGAACGTCTCTCCGGTTATAAAGAGAAATGGAGCCTATCCCTTTCCGGCACCCGCATCCCTAAAATTGCTCTTCCCTGCTATACGGATTGGGGGGATAGGGTCCGCTGGATCAGGGAAGAGAATTTTCCGGGGCATTTCCCCTTTACCGCCGGGGTATTCCCCTTCAAACGGGAAGAGGAGGAGCCGACCCGGATGTTCGCAGGGGAAGGCACCCCGGAGAGGACCAACCGCCGTTTCCACTATTTGAGCCAAAACAGCAAAGCAAAACGACTCTCCACCGCTTTTGACAGTGTTACTCTCTACGGAGAGGATCCGGACCGGAGACCGGATATCTATGGGAAGATCGGCACGAGCGGCGTAAGCGTAGCCACTCTGGACGACATGAAGAAGCTTTATGCCGGTTTTGATCTGGCCGATCCGCTGACCAGCGTCTCCATGACCATCAACGGCCCTGCCCCGATCCTCCTCGCCATGTACTTTAATACCGCCATCGACCAACAGGTCGAGAAGTTCGAAAAAGAGGCGGGAAGAAGGGCGACGCCGGCGGAATATGAGGAGATCAAAAAAGCGACCTTGCAGCGGGTCAGGGGTACCGTACAAGCAGATATCTTAAAAGAGGATCAGGGACAAAACACCTGCATCTTTTCCACAGAATTTGCCCTGAAAATGATGGGAGATATCCAAGAATACTTCATTCAACATCAGGTTAAAAATTATTACTCCGTAAGCATCAGCGGCTATCATATTGCAGAGGCCGGAGCCAACCCGATCACCCAGCTAGCCTTCACGCTCGCCAATGGCTTTACTTACGTGGAATATTACTTGAAGAGGGGAATGAAGATCGACGATTTTGCGCCGAACCTTTCCTTCTTCTTTTCCAACGGTCTCGATCCGGAGTATGCGGTCATCGGGCGGGTGGCCCGGCGCATTTGGGCGATAGCCATGAAGGAAAAGTACGGAGCGAACGAGAGAAGCCAGAAATTGAAGTACCATATTCAAACCTCCGGACGTTCATTACATGCCCAGGAAATGGACTTTAATGATATTCGCACCACGATCCAAGCCTTGCTTGCCATTTACGATAACTGCAACTCTCTGCATACCAATGCCTATGATGAGGCCGTCACCACACCGACGGAAGAATCGGTCCGGCGGGCCCTGGCCATTCAACTCATCTTGCAACGGGAATTTGGGATGACCAAGAATGAGAATCCACTCCAGGGGGCTTTCATCATAGAAGAATTGACCGATTTGGTGGAAGAGGCCGTTTTAAGGGAATTTGAACGTCTGGACGAACGGGGAGGGGTACTTGGTGCGATGGAACGGATGTACCAGCGTGGCAAGATTCAAGAGGAGTCTCTCCTTTATGAGATGAAGAAACATAGCGGCGAACTGCCCATCGTCGGGGTAAATACCTTCCTAAACCCCCATTCGGCACTGGAAAAGGTGGATGCGTTAGAATTGGCCCGCGCGACGGAAGAAGAAAAAGAGGAACAAATCCAAAACCTTCAAGCGTTTAAAGAGCGGCACCGGAAAGAATCGGAGAAAGCGCTTTCCCGTCTGAAAGAAGTGGCTCTTAAAGGGGGAAATATCTTCGCCGAACTGATGGAGACGGTAAAAGTGGCGAGCCTCGGCCAGATCACAAAGGCGCTCTATGAGGTAGGAGGGAAATATCGCCGGAATATGTGA
- the meaB gene encoding methylmalonyl Co-A mutase-associated GTPase MeaB, whose protein sequence is MHPIAKQIIGGDTRACAKAITWIEEEKPEGFELLRELTPYTGRAVTVGITGAPGAGKSTLVDALISLLRGKGFSLGIIAVDPTSPFTGGAILGDRIRMQRHATDRGVFIRSMGTRGNLGGLSYHTQGAMQILDAYGCDVILVETVGVGQSEVKVMEAVDTTLLVLSPGTGDVVQAFKAGIMEIADLFVVNKADLPGTEKLVAQVNAMLDITKTGKGWRPPVLKTVGSRGEGILMVWEKILEHRASLEEEPDGETRRRRRRMAELKEILRRFLDQWVEELLSSPDYQGRIKDVEEGKESPYFLAGQILNHLKRGGGGE, encoded by the coding sequence ATGCACCCAATCGCGAAACAGATCATTGGAGGGGACACCCGGGCCTGCGCCAAAGCCATCACATGGATCGAAGAGGAGAAACCGGAGGGGTTTGAACTTCTCCGGGAGCTTACCCCTTACACCGGCCGGGCGGTAACCGTAGGCATTACCGGTGCCCCGGGAGCGGGAAAGAGTACGCTGGTGGATGCCCTCATCTCCCTTCTCAGGGGAAAGGGATTTTCACTAGGCATCATCGCGGTGGATCCCACCAGCCCCTTTACCGGAGGGGCCATTTTGGGAGATCGGATTCGGATGCAGCGCCACGCGACGGATCGAGGAGTATTTATCCGCAGCATGGGGACCCGGGGTAACCTGGGGGGCCTCTCTTATCATACACAAGGGGCGATGCAGATTCTGGATGCCTATGGTTGTGACGTGATCCTGGTGGAGACGGTAGGGGTAGGACAATCCGAGGTGAAGGTGATGGAAGCCGTCGATACCACCCTCCTCGTCTTAAGTCCGGGAACCGGGGATGTGGTGCAGGCTTTTAAAGCAGGGATTATGGAGATCGCCGATCTTTTTGTGGTAAATAAAGCGGATCTCCCCGGCACGGAGAAATTGGTGGCACAAGTAAATGCCATGCTGGACATCACGAAGACGGGCAAAGGATGGCGCCCTCCCGTCCTGAAGACGGTCGGTTCACGGGGGGAAGGGATCCTTATGGTTTGGGAAAAGATTTTGGAGCACCGGGCTTCCTTAGAAGAGGAACCGGACGGAGAAACCCGGCGACGGAGAAGGAGGATGGCGGAATTAAAGGAAATCCTCCGCCGCTTCCTGGATCAATGGGTGGAGGAACTCCTCTCTTCTCCTGACTACCAGGGAAGAATAAAAGATGTGGAAGAAGGGAAAGAATCCCCGTATTTTTTGGCAGGGCAGATCCTGAACCATCTAAAAAGAGGAGGGGGTGGAGAATGA
- the fba gene encoding class II fructose-1,6-bisphosphate aldolase — protein sequence MPLVSMTELLKHAKREKFAIGQFNMNNLEFTKAIMEAAEEERAPFIFGVSEGAMKYMGIDYVVAMAKAAAEKSSIPVVLHLDHGSSFEVAMKCIRAGFTSVMFDGSHHPFEENVRITKEVVRVAHAMGVSVEGELGTIGGVEDDLAVDEENANIAKPEEAIRFYEETKVDALAIAVGTAHGMYKGEPNIRFHIIEEVASKIDAPIVLHGGSGVPDESIRRAIQAGVGKINVNTENQIAMTETIKKVFAEKPEVYDPRKYLGPAKDAMKEVVRGKMRLFGSNGKA from the coding sequence ATGCCTTTAGTCTCGATGACAGAATTATTAAAGCACGCGAAGAGGGAGAAGTTCGCCATCGGCCAGTTTAACATGAACAATCTGGAATTTACCAAGGCAATCATGGAAGCGGCGGAGGAGGAACGGGCTCCCTTTATTTTTGGGGTAAGCGAAGGAGCGATGAAGTACATGGGGATCGATTATGTGGTGGCGATGGCAAAAGCCGCTGCCGAGAAGAGCTCCATCCCCGTCGTTTTACACTTGGATCATGGATCCAGCTTTGAGGTGGCGATGAAATGCATTCGCGCCGGTTTTACATCCGTCATGTTTGACGGTTCTCACCATCCCTTTGAAGAAAACGTCCGGATCACCAAAGAAGTGGTCCGTGTCGCCCACGCCATGGGTGTATCGGTAGAGGGGGAATTGGGCACGATCGGCGGTGTGGAGGATGATCTGGCCGTCGATGAAGAGAATGCGAACATCGCGAAGCCGGAGGAGGCCATCCGCTTTTACGAAGAGACGAAGGTGGATGCGTTGGCCATCGCAGTGGGAACGGCGCATGGAATGTATAAGGGAGAGCCGAATATACGTTTCCATATCATCGAAGAGGTTGCCTCAAAGATTGATGCCCCCATTGTCCTCCATGGAGGGTCGGGGGTCCCCGATGAATCAATCCGTCGTGCCATTCAAGCCGGTGTAGGTAAGATTAACGTAAATACCGAAAACCAGATCGCCATGACGGAGACGATTAAAAAAGTATTCGCCGAGAAACCGGAAGTATACGATCCCCGCAAGTACCTGGGACCTGCGAAGGATGCCATGAAAGAGGTTGTGCGGGGGAAGATGCGCCTCTTCGGTTCAAATGGGAAGGCATGA
- a CDS encoding response regulator has protein sequence MKKVLIVDDQLGIRMLLTELLKKDGYETQQAANGREALALLGKESFHLILLDMKIPGMNGIEILREIRQRLPSIQVMMMTAYGELEMMEEARNLGVLHYFAKPFDVEEIRHEVNKVLRDVV, from the coding sequence ATGAAAAAAGTCCTAATTGTAGACGACCAGTTAGGGATTCGGATGTTGCTTACCGAATTGCTGAAGAAGGACGGGTATGAGACCCAGCAAGCGGCCAATGGAAGGGAGGCGCTGGCGCTCCTTGGAAAAGAATCTTTCCACTTAATCCTCCTGGACATGAAGATTCCCGGAATGAACGGCATTGAAATTCTCAGGGAGATCCGGCAAAGGCTCCCCTCCATTCAAGTCATGATGATGACGGCATATGGAGAATTGGAAATGATGGAAGAAGCGAGAAATCTCGGGGTTTTACACTATTTCGCCAAACCTTTTGACGTGGAGGAGATCCGCCATGAAGTAAATAAGGTATTGCGTGATGTGGTATAA
- the rpoE gene encoding DNA-directed RNA polymerase subunit delta: protein MSELANLNKEELAEMAMVDLAHMILMEGSEPVSFADLARRIQEAKGIGEEEMNAWLVQLYTEMNIDGRFVNIGEGLWGLKKWYPIEQFEEAILTGGRGRHLDQDDDLDDYDDYAEDEDFEDLDDELSEDDELGDLDDEDLGEDLDDVGDEDLLDEADEEFYDDEGLEVDEVFVEEDAEVDLSDEEEQEPDEEARDQEEEDKE from the coding sequence ATGAGCGAACTGGCCAATTTAAACAAAGAGGAATTAGCAGAGATGGCAATGGTTGACCTCGCCCATATGATTCTCATGGAAGGAAGCGAGCCCGTCTCCTTCGCGGATTTAGCCCGTCGGATACAGGAAGCGAAAGGAATCGGCGAAGAAGAGATGAATGCTTGGCTTGTCCAGCTCTATACAGAGATGAACATTGACGGACGCTTTGTAAACATAGGAGAAGGACTTTGGGGATTAAAGAAATGGTATCCTATTGAACAGTTTGAAGAAGCGATCTTAACGGGGGGACGCGGCAGACATCTCGATCAGGATGATGATTTGGACGATTATGACGACTATGCCGAAGATGAGGATTTCGAAGATCTCGATGATGAACTATCCGAAGACGACGAGCTTGGGGATTTGGATGACGAGGATTTAGGCGAAGATTTGGATGACGTAGGCGATGAGGATTTGTTGGATGAAGCGGATGAAGAATTTTACGATGATGAGGGTTTGGAGGTGGATGAGGTTTTTGTGGAGGAGGACGCGGAAGTAGATCTTTCCGATGAGGAAGAACAGGAACCGGACGAGGAAGCTCGAGATCAGGAAGAGGAAGATAAAGAGTAG
- the fsa gene encoding fructose-6-phosphate aldolase, whose product MRLFIDTANIEEIKKAHAMGVISGVTTNPSLVAKEGRDFHEVLKEILAIVDGPISAEVISTEAEGMLEEGKRLAQLGKNIVIKVPMTEEGLKATARFKELGIATNVTLVFSVNQALLAARAGATYVSPFVGRLDDIGQDGIELVSNIVQLFAIHGMDTQVIAASIRHPLHVTQAGLAGAHIATVPYKVITQMTNHPLTDAGLERFLADWKKASVAKS is encoded by the coding sequence ATGCGGCTATTTATCGATACGGCCAATATTGAGGAGATTAAAAAGGCCCATGCGATGGGCGTCATCAGTGGTGTAACCACCAACCCCTCTTTGGTGGCGAAAGAAGGACGCGATTTCCATGAAGTCCTCAAAGAGATTCTTGCCATCGTTGATGGGCCCATCAGCGCCGAAGTGATTAGCACCGAAGCGGAAGGCATGCTGGAAGAGGGGAAACGGCTGGCTCAATTGGGAAAGAACATCGTCATCAAGGTCCCCATGACCGAAGAGGGATTAAAGGCGACAGCTCGATTTAAGGAATTAGGGATTGCCACCAACGTCACCTTAGTCTTTTCCGTAAACCAGGCGCTCCTCGCCGCCAGAGCGGGAGCCACCTATGTATCCCCGTTTGTGGGCCGTCTTGACGACATCGGACAGGATGGCATCGAACTGGTAAGTAACATCGTACAGCTCTTTGCGATCCATGGAATGGATACCCAAGTGATCGCCGCCAGCATCCGCCATCCCCTTCACGTAACCCAGGCAGGCTTAGCCGGGGCCCACATCGCTACCGTTCCTTATAAGGTGATTACCCAGATGACGAATCACCCCTTGACCGATGCAGGGCTTGAACGCTTCCTGGCCGACTGGAAAAAAGCTTCAGTGGCGAAATCGTAG
- a CDS encoding acyl-CoA dehydrogenase, giving the protein MNFSLSEEQEMMRQMVREFAVHEVAPTASLRDEEERFDRKIFTKMAELGLTGIPWPERWGGAGADFLSYVIAVEELARVCASTAVTLSAHISLASWPIYKFGSEEQKERFLRPLAEGKKIGAYGLTEPGSGSDAAAMRTTAVKNGRHYVLNGSKIFITNAGAAEIYVVFALTHPELKHKGVTAFILEEGMPGFTVGKKEKKLGIRASTTAEIHFEEVMVPEENRLGNEGEGFKIAMMTLDGGRNGIAAQALGIAQGALDEALRYAKERKQFGKPIGDQQAIRFKLADMATKIEASRLLTYQAAWLEDHGLPYGKASAMAKLFASDTAMEVTTEAVQIFGGYGYIREYPVERMMRDAKITQIYEGTNEIQRLVISNALMKE; this is encoded by the coding sequence ATGAATTTTTCGTTAAGCGAAGAACAAGAGATGATGCGGCAGATGGTGAGGGAGTTTGCGGTACATGAGGTGGCTCCCACCGCCTCTTTACGGGATGAAGAGGAGAGATTTGATCGGAAAATTTTTACCAAGATGGCTGAACTGGGATTAACAGGCATTCCATGGCCGGAAAGGTGGGGAGGCGCGGGGGCCGATTTCTTAAGTTATGTGATTGCAGTGGAAGAATTGGCCAGGGTTTGCGCCTCCACCGCCGTCACCTTATCTGCCCACATCTCCTTGGCCAGTTGGCCGATCTACAAATTTGGCAGCGAGGAGCAGAAGGAGAGATTTCTCCGCCCCCTGGCCGAAGGGAAAAAGATCGGCGCCTATGGTTTGACGGAGCCCGGCTCCGGTTCCGATGCGGCCGCCATGCGGACGACTGCCGTCAAAAATGGCCGCCACTATGTTCTAAATGGTTCCAAGATCTTCATCACCAATGCAGGCGCAGCAGAGATCTATGTCGTCTTCGCCTTGACCCATCCCGAATTAAAGCACAAAGGGGTAACCGCATTTATCCTGGAGGAGGGAATGCCCGGCTTTACCGTGGGGAAGAAGGAGAAGAAGTTGGGGATTCGTGCCTCTACGACGGCGGAAATTCATTTTGAGGAGGTCATGGTCCCTGAGGAAAACCGCTTGGGAAATGAGGGGGAAGGATTTAAGATCGCCATGATGACTTTAGATGGAGGGCGAAACGGAATCGCCGCCCAGGCTTTGGGGATTGCCCAGGGAGCTCTGGATGAAGCCTTGAGATATGCCAAAGAGAGGAAACAATTTGGGAAACCGATCGGCGACCAGCAGGCGATCCGTTTTAAATTGGCCGACATGGCCACAAAGATTGAAGCCTCCCGCCTCCTCACCTACCAAGCCGCCTGGTTGGAGGATCACGGACTTCCCTATGGCAAAGCCTCTGCGATGGCTAAACTTTTTGCCTCCGATACGGCGATGGAAGTGACGACGGAGGCGGTTCAGATCTTCGGCGGGTACGGGTATATTCGGGAATATCCGGTGGAGCGGATGATGAGAGATGCGAAGATTACCCAAATTTATGAAGGAACGAATGAGATTCAGCGTCTCGTCATCTCCAATGCCCTAATGAAAGAATAG